A single Brevundimonas sp. M20 DNA region contains:
- a CDS encoding HNH endonuclease → MSAPLAPNAKREAFSFAAYKNADVKQRLEALFHGKCAYCESRYAAQAPVDVEHYRPKAKVDGDDTHPGYWWVAMDWENLLPSCLDCNRRRKQKAPYLVSDLRVLFAEMSSGKQSAFPVAGQRAHPEVSAFDGELALLLDPTRDDPDQHIHFHFADDSGIGLVYPRAIDGMPEALPAISPALDVVAQRARNAGLSARGAVSIQVYGLNRLRLVQERASIIRRLRFLEELLRDLGDIAQSIDQPQITQAHPIVGVAAGGLRLLQGRILTEMTATAADGAPYSAMARAYLRDFRERAQA, encoded by the coding sequence ATGAGCGCGCCGCTCGCGCCCAACGCCAAGCGGGAAGCTTTCTCGTTCGCTGCCTACAAGAACGCGGATGTGAAGCAGCGTCTCGAGGCGCTCTTCCACGGCAAATGCGCCTATTGCGAAAGTCGCTATGCGGCGCAGGCACCGGTGGATGTCGAGCACTATCGGCCGAAGGCCAAGGTGGACGGGGATGATACGCACCCTGGCTATTGGTGGGTGGCGATGGATTGGGAAAACCTTCTTCCGAGCTGCCTGGATTGCAATCGGCGGCGGAAGCAGAAGGCCCCGTATTTAGTTTCCGACCTTCGGGTCCTTTTCGCTGAGATGTCGTCTGGAAAGCAGTCCGCGTTTCCTGTCGCGGGACAGCGCGCTCACCCCGAGGTCTCAGCCTTTGATGGCGAGCTCGCCCTCTTACTGGATCCAACCCGGGATGATCCCGACCAGCACATCCATTTCCATTTCGCGGACGATAGCGGCATTGGGCTGGTCTATCCTCGAGCGATCGACGGCATGCCTGAGGCCCTCCCTGCCATCTCGCCCGCCCTAGACGTGGTCGCACAGAGAGCGCGAAACGCGGGCCTTAGCGCCCGAGGCGCGGTCTCCATCCAAGTCTACGGGCTGAACCGCCTACGGCTTGTTCAGGAACGCGCGAGCATCATCCGGCGGTTGCGTTTCCTTGAGGAACTCCTGCGCGATCTCGGAGACATCGCGCAGAGCATCGATCAGCCGCAGATCACTCAGGCGCATCCGATTGTCGGAGTGGCCGCGGGGGGGCTGCGGCTCCTCCAAGGCCGGATCCTCACCGAGATGACAGCCACGGCCGCAGACGGTGCGCCATACTCGGCGATGGCGCGTGCCTATCTGCGGGATTTCCGAGAGCGCGCTCAAGCGTAG
- a CDS encoding AAA family ATPase — MIDPCASRQQVSKLSFDLSGGLHGQSKASATTIDVFRLDRDDLVAARGEMFEQYVEMILRSGGETKVAYDFRDMEFGGGWYALLRRVVKRTGERLDRNLPDGRQQLRSTIGQVLSTPLGCAAFERALGDVRRPIPRRTRTQVRSSRVDRARKLVAVQFHDFKALEDLTLNVPAAIPPRPDLGRPEGEAAALLVLGENAAGKSSILEGVALALSDPAARRQIGRPADGFVLDPDYMGGDPDTGPREATVTLHFEGGETAVLGIANDFTDLERPGGLPRVFAYGAFRQYSDRSSRTPVRAGVKTLFHSDLILRNPEEWLLKLDDVRFALVARSLQTIFGIDAKLEAIEKDEENRRCLIVTEVEPGGTRTRTPFSVASSGFRSVIAMVCDFLQGVMGSGHQPLRPLSEAAPVILIDEIEAHLHPRWKMRIVPALRTLLPSATFIITTHDPLCLRGMHDQEVVVLRRLPKSVGLSVDGRAPTFVQSDVDLPNVENLTVEQLLTSDFFDMFTTDSLEAEQRTAQLASILALREAGAQLSDEEAKSLRAFEAEVMTSLPLGSTKVQQLVADALGQYLREHRQAAGADRRALEDETKRLIVQALDGYER, encoded by the coding sequence GTGATTGATCCATGCGCATCCCGCCAACAGGTCAGCAAACTCTCGTTTGACCTATCTGGCGGTTTGCACGGGCAGTCCAAGGCGTCCGCGACGACAATCGACGTCTTTCGTCTCGATCGTGACGATCTCGTCGCTGCGCGTGGGGAGATGTTCGAACAATACGTCGAGATGATCCTGCGAAGCGGCGGCGAAACGAAGGTCGCCTATGACTTCCGCGACATGGAGTTCGGCGGTGGCTGGTATGCCTTGCTTAGGCGCGTGGTGAAGCGAACCGGCGAGCGGCTGGATCGGAATCTCCCTGATGGACGTCAGCAGCTTCGCAGTACGATCGGTCAGGTGTTGAGCACGCCCCTAGGTTGCGCGGCTTTCGAACGCGCTCTGGGTGACGTCCGGCGTCCAATCCCCCGCCGAACGCGCACACAAGTACGATCGTCCAGGGTCGACAGAGCGCGAAAGCTGGTCGCGGTACAGTTCCATGATTTTAAGGCCCTCGAGGACCTCACCTTAAACGTGCCCGCTGCGATTCCGCCTCGGCCCGATCTCGGTCGTCCGGAGGGCGAGGCCGCGGCTCTTCTGGTGCTCGGCGAAAATGCCGCTGGCAAGAGCTCGATCCTTGAAGGCGTCGCGCTCGCGCTATCGGATCCCGCCGCTCGCCGCCAGATTGGCAGGCCGGCCGACGGTTTTGTACTAGACCCAGACTATATGGGAGGCGACCCTGACACGGGACCTCGGGAGGCGACGGTCACACTGCATTTTGAGGGCGGCGAGACGGCCGTTCTCGGCATTGCGAACGACTTCACGGACCTCGAGCGGCCTGGAGGTCTCCCCCGCGTCTTCGCCTATGGCGCCTTTCGCCAGTATTCGGACCGAAGTTCGCGGACGCCGGTCAGGGCCGGTGTGAAAACCTTGTTCCATTCGGACCTGATCCTCAGAAACCCCGAAGAGTGGCTGTTGAAGCTCGACGATGTCCGCTTTGCGCTCGTCGCCAGGAGTCTTCAGACGATCTTTGGAATAGACGCCAAGCTTGAAGCGATCGAGAAGGACGAAGAGAACCGCCGCTGCCTGATCGTGACGGAGGTCGAGCCCGGTGGCACCCGGACGCGAACGCCCTTCAGCGTTGCCTCTTCTGGCTTCCGGTCGGTCATCGCAATGGTCTGTGATTTCCTACAGGGGGTGATGGGCTCCGGACATCAGCCCCTTCGCCCCCTCTCGGAAGCCGCCCCCGTCATCCTCATCGACGAGATCGAGGCGCACCTTCACCCGAGATGGAAGATGAGGATCGTTCCCGCTCTTAGGACTCTGCTGCCGTCGGCGACTTTCATCATCACCACTCACGATCCGCTCTGTCTCCGTGGCATGCACGATCAGGAAGTCGTTGTGCTTCGCCGACTGCCCAAGTCGGTTGGCCTGTCGGTGGACGGCCGCGCCCCGACTTTCGTTCAAAGTGATGTGGATCTGCCGAATGTCGAGAACCTGACGGTCGAGCAGCTGCTCACGTCGGACTTCTTCGACATGTTCACCACTGACTCCCTTGAAGCGGAGCAGCGTACGGCGCAGCTCGCGAGCATTCTGGCGCTGCGGGAGGCGGGCGCACAGCTGAGTGATGAGGAGGCCAAATCGCTCCGCGCGTTCGAGGCCGAGGTCATGACGTCTCTGCCACTGGGTTCGACCAAGGTCCAACAGCTCGTCGCCGACGCGCTGGGCCAGTACCTGCGCGAGCACAGACAAGCCGCAGGGGCGGATAGACGTGCGCTCGAGGACGAAACGAAGCGCCTGATCGTTCAAGCTTTGGATGGGTATGAGCGATGA
- a CDS encoding ATP-binding protein, with protein sequence MKIDAGNVNAVPSKRLFLSIIADYDLNRSICELIDNGLDVWTRAGRRQPIVIDVHLDPDEQSICVEDDAGGLPREDLGVIVGPGQSGSVATAHETIGIFGVGTKRAVVALAKQIVITTRYQHAETFQIGFDESWLNDEDWVLKVHQVDDLPVGTTRVELYQLRLLLDDDNIKMLRHHLSATYANFLTNPAVMIRLNTVPLEPRFFDNWAYPPEGSPQRWSGPMRTPSGKLLRVDVIAGLSKESSPATGDYGVYFYCNNRLVAPAMKSFEVGFTRGQAGLPHPKVSLTKVIVSLNGDADEMPWNSSKSDVSTKHHVFTALHDWLVTVVKHYATLSRTWEGQWPEKVFVYDDGDITFNEVDDFLTAKRAVLPNLPVVRPRLPVRITKANSGVAQAKPYVVGLYEGVVAARTLVKQDLSQRNWLAFNLLDVSLTGALKEYLVNDAGAELSSLDLAQLINRDRTVSADLRARVPLPDPLWTKVEQMGRLRHDLTFGRAAPKISDEQLAAADAIVSEVLARLFDVKLAA encoded by the coding sequence ATGAAAATCGACGCCGGGAACGTCAACGCCGTTCCCTCAAAGCGCCTGTTTCTTTCTATCATCGCTGACTACGATCTCAATCGGTCGATCTGCGAACTGATCGACAATGGTCTCGACGTGTGGACGCGAGCCGGCAGGCGGCAGCCGATTGTGATCGACGTCCACCTCGACCCGGACGAGCAATCCATTTGCGTGGAGGATGACGCTGGGGGCCTGCCACGAGAGGACTTGGGCGTGATCGTCGGACCAGGTCAGTCTGGCTCGGTCGCAACGGCGCACGAGACGATCGGGATCTTCGGCGTCGGGACCAAGCGAGCCGTTGTCGCCTTGGCGAAGCAGATCGTCATCACGACCCGGTATCAGCACGCCGAGACCTTCCAAATCGGTTTCGACGAGTCGTGGCTGAACGACGAGGACTGGGTGCTAAAGGTGCATCAGGTCGACGATCTGCCCGTCGGGACCACTAGGGTTGAGCTCTATCAACTGCGCCTGCTGCTCGACGACGACAACATCAAAATGCTGAGGCACCACCTCTCCGCAACTTACGCAAACTTCCTCACCAATCCCGCCGTTATGATCCGCCTTAACACCGTTCCCTTAGAGCCGCGCTTTTTCGACAATTGGGCCTACCCCCCGGAAGGTAGTCCGCAACGCTGGTCTGGGCCGATGCGAACGCCCAGCGGCAAGCTCTTGCGGGTGGACGTGATCGCCGGCCTGAGCAAGGAGTCCAGCCCGGCGACAGGCGACTACGGTGTCTACTTCTATTGCAACAACCGGCTCGTCGCTCCTGCGATGAAGTCGTTTGAAGTCGGCTTCACCCGCGGCCAGGCGGGCCTACCACACCCCAAGGTCTCGCTGACGAAAGTCATCGTGTCTCTGAATGGGGATGCGGACGAGATGCCTTGGAATAGTAGCAAATCCGACGTCAGCACGAAGCACCATGTATTCACGGCGCTCCACGATTGGCTGGTCACGGTCGTGAAGCACTACGCCACGCTTTCCAGGACGTGGGAGGGCCAATGGCCCGAGAAGGTGTTCGTCTACGATGACGGCGACATCACCTTCAACGAGGTCGACGATTTTCTAACAGCCAAGAGGGCCGTTCTCCCGAACCTTCCGGTCGTTCGGCCTCGCCTCCCCGTCCGCATCACCAAAGCGAACTCCGGCGTCGCCCAGGCCAAGCCCTATGTGGTGGGCCTGTACGAAGGGGTCGTGGCGGCACGAACCTTGGTGAAACAGGATCTCAGCCAACGCAACTGGCTGGCGTTCAACCTCCTAGATGTGTCGCTCACCGGCGCGCTCAAGGAGTACCTCGTAAACGACGCTGGCGCCGAGCTCAGTAGCTTGGATCTGGCGCAGTTGATCAACCGCGACAGGACCGTATCGGCGGATCTGCGTGCGCGCGTTCCCCTCCCCGATCCGCTTTGGACCAAAGTTGAGCAGATGGGACGTCTGCGCCACGACCTGACGTTCGGTCGCGCCGCGCCGAAAATTTCGGATGAGCAGTTGGCTGCAGCCGATGCCATTGTTTCGGAAGTTCTAGCTAGGCTCTTCGACGTGAAGCTGGCCGCCTAA
- a CDS encoding TM0106 family RecB-like putative nuclease, producing MRIIDGELRLSASDLMRFQGCAHASALDLRQLEAGDLTPDEDTAEAKLLQRQGDDHETAYLEALRSEGRSIVEIAKDGLTLEQAVAQTADALRAGPDIIFQGAFLGGRWGGYSDFLEKVDTPSGLGGWSYEVIDTKLKRSPDPKHVLQLSLYSDLLEQMQGVRPEAAHIQLGDGNRFSVRLDDVADYARHSRSTFEGFIGARPATRPAPVSTCKLCRWRSTCQAEWEAANSLTLVAGITTSQRLKLEAAGIVTMPALATRQERVPQLSPDIQSRLTIQARLQQARRAGGPPDFALRAIEAGRGLSLMPKPDAGDIFYDIEGDPYYPDGLEYLHGVWFFEDDAWCYRAFWAHDREQEGIAAGELLEFLLERLERFPGAHVYHYANYEIAALRRVTAFHRRGEAAMDQLQRQLRFVDLHRVVSGGLIASEPGYSIKDLEAFYMEKRDGDVATAGASVVMYEAWRETGSDEALEQIRDYNETDCRSTQLLRDWLVAMVRPADLPWRPPGPVPDAGALARVEAEEAEVEALREKLTPVREDFGDEIADLILDLNAFHEREDKPTWWAIFDRLSRESEDLIEDLDCLAGLVATGPAEKDKLSMARVYSYPPQETKLRAGKKPCAKPADGPTVVDLAEMTHDTVRLRSTLKNFVLPDRLDLIPPKPIGNKPLRAAIAAVTEGLIARTGEHPAIADLLQRSPPRFTDGLRPNGIIDPSAELVAETSAAIQAMDHSVLAIQGPPGTGKTYASAAAIVDLVRTGRRVAVSSNSHKAVANLLTAIAARARSEGVVCSIVQKVSDDGDAADDPGVLAVKGNTPPEISAADVVGTTAWHFATYAEPAFDHLFVDEAGQVSLANLVAMARSARNLVLVGDPMQLPQPLQGLHPGSSGASCLEYLIGEHRVVQPDRGIFLGVSRRMHPAICGFISQAVYEGRLTSDPGAGLQGLTARDGTTSLVGAHFEPVVHSGRSQTSPEEVDAVVAAVGHLLDTAFRDRDGAVRPIEGRDILVVAPYNAQVNALRTALPAEIRVGTVDRFQGQEAPICLISMATSSAEELPRDIEFLFSLNRINVAISRAQVMAVMFASPALLDTPCRTVDQMALVNTLCRLDAYVP from the coding sequence ATGAGAATAATCGATGGCGAGTTGAGGCTTTCTGCCTCGGACCTGATGCGGTTCCAGGGCTGCGCGCATGCCAGCGCGCTCGACCTGCGACAGCTGGAGGCCGGCGACCTCACGCCGGATGAGGACACGGCCGAGGCCAAGCTTCTGCAGCGTCAGGGCGACGACCATGAGACCGCCTACCTGGAGGCCTTGCGCTCGGAGGGCCGGTCGATCGTGGAGATCGCCAAAGATGGCCTGACCCTGGAGCAGGCGGTGGCGCAGACCGCTGACGCCCTTAGAGCGGGGCCGGACATTATATTCCAAGGCGCTTTCCTCGGCGGTCGCTGGGGCGGCTATTCGGACTTCCTCGAAAAGGTGGACACCCCGTCGGGCTTGGGCGGCTGGTCCTATGAGGTGATCGACACCAAGCTGAAGCGGTCCCCCGATCCTAAACATGTGCTGCAGCTATCCCTCTATTCGGACCTGCTTGAACAGATGCAGGGGGTGCGGCCGGAGGCGGCGCATATTCAGTTGGGCGACGGCAATCGGTTCTCCGTCCGTCTCGACGACGTGGCCGACTATGCGCGCCACAGCCGCTCAACCTTCGAGGGTTTCATCGGCGCCCGGCCGGCGACCCGGCCGGCCCCGGTTTCGACCTGCAAGCTGTGCCGCTGGCGATCGACCTGCCAGGCGGAGTGGGAGGCGGCCAACAGCCTGACGCTTGTCGCGGGCATCACGACGAGCCAGCGACTGAAGCTTGAGGCGGCCGGAATCGTGACGATGCCGGCGCTGGCCACGCGGCAGGAGCGCGTCCCCCAGCTCAGCCCGGACATTCAGAGCCGACTGACCATCCAGGCCCGGTTGCAGCAGGCGCGCCGCGCCGGCGGGCCGCCGGACTTCGCTCTAAGGGCGATCGAGGCGGGCAGGGGACTGTCGCTGATGCCGAAGCCCGACGCGGGCGACATCTTCTACGACATTGAGGGCGACCCCTATTACCCGGACGGCCTGGAGTATCTTCATGGCGTCTGGTTTTTCGAGGACGACGCCTGGTGCTACCGCGCCTTCTGGGCTCACGACCGCGAACAGGAAGGGATTGCGGCCGGAGAGCTGCTTGAATTTCTGTTGGAGCGGCTCGAGCGCTTTCCCGGGGCCCACGTCTACCACTACGCCAACTATGAGATCGCGGCGCTGCGTCGCGTGACGGCCTTCCATCGCCGGGGCGAGGCGGCCATGGATCAGCTGCAGAGACAGCTCCGGTTCGTCGACCTGCACCGGGTCGTGTCGGGAGGCCTGATCGCGTCAGAGCCCGGTTACTCGATCAAGGATCTCGAGGCCTTCTATATGGAGAAGCGGGACGGAGACGTCGCGACAGCTGGAGCCAGCGTGGTCATGTACGAAGCTTGGCGCGAAACCGGATCGGATGAGGCGCTCGAACAGATCCGCGATTACAACGAGACTGACTGCCGCTCGACCCAACTACTCAGGGATTGGCTGGTCGCAATGGTGCGTCCGGCGGACCTGCCATGGCGCCCGCCTGGTCCGGTTCCTGACGCCGGCGCCCTTGCGAGGGTGGAGGCGGAAGAGGCGGAGGTCGAAGCGCTGCGCGAGAAGCTGACCCCGGTGCGCGAGGACTTCGGCGACGAGATTGCGGACCTGATTCTGGACCTCAACGCCTTCCATGAGCGCGAGGACAAGCCGACCTGGTGGGCGATCTTCGACCGTCTGTCGCGGGAGAGCGAAGATCTGATCGAGGACCTCGATTGCCTCGCCGGCCTCGTGGCGACCGGCCCTGCCGAGAAGGACAAACTGTCCATGGCCCGGGTGTACAGTTATCCGCCCCAAGAGACGAAGCTGCGGGCCGGCAAAAAGCCCTGCGCCAAGCCGGCTGACGGGCCGACGGTGGTCGATCTCGCGGAAATGACCCACGACACTGTCCGGCTGCGCAGCACACTCAAAAACTTTGTGCTGCCGGATCGTCTGGATCTGATCCCGCCCAAGCCCATTGGCAACAAGCCGCTCCGGGCGGCGATCGCGGCCGTCACCGAGGGTCTCATTGCGAGAACGGGAGAACATCCGGCTATCGCCGACCTTCTGCAACGCTCTCCGCCCCGATTCACGGATGGCCTGAGGCCCAACGGCATCATCGATCCGTCGGCCGAACTGGTCGCCGAGACCAGCGCCGCGATCCAAGCGATGGACCACAGCGTGCTTGCAATCCAAGGCCCGCCGGGCACCGGCAAAACCTATGCGAGCGCGGCCGCCATCGTCGATCTCGTCCGGACCGGCCGTCGGGTGGCTGTTTCCTCCAACAGCCACAAGGCAGTCGCCAACCTCCTGACAGCAATCGCGGCGCGTGCCCGGTCGGAGGGCGTCGTTTGCAGCATCGTGCAGAAGGTTTCGGACGACGGTGACGCGGCCGACGATCCGGGCGTTCTGGCCGTGAAAGGCAATACGCCGCCGGAGATATCGGCGGCGGACGTGGTGGGCACGACAGCTTGGCATTTCGCTACCTATGCAGAGCCAGCGTTCGACCACCTGTTCGTTGACGAAGCGGGTCAGGTCTCCTTGGCCAATCTGGTCGCCATGGCGCGTTCGGCCCGCAACCTGGTCCTGGTGGGCGACCCGATGCAACTCCCCCAGCCGCTGCAGGGATTGCACCCCGGCAGTTCTGGCGCGTCCTGCCTAGAGTATCTGATCGGCGAGCACAGGGTTGTGCAGCCCGATCGGGGGATCTTCCTCGGCGTCAGCCGTCGCATGCACCCCGCCATCTGCGGTTTCATCAGCCAGGCCGTCTACGAGGGCCGGTTGACCAGCGATCCTGGTGCCGGGCTTCAGGGCCTGACGGCCCGCGACGGGACGACCTCCCTGGTTGGCGCTCACTTCGAACCCGTTGTGCACTCGGGCCGCAGCCAGACGTCGCCAGAGGAGGTGGACGCCGTCGTCGCTGCCGTTGGCCATCTTCTCGACACGGCCTTCCGCGACCGCGACGGGGCGGTCCGGCCGATCGAGGGCAGGGATATCCTCGTGGTCGCGCCCTATAACGCCCAGGTCAACGCTCTGAGGACCGCCTTGCCCGCGGAGATCCGGGTAGGGACCGTGGACAGGTTCCAAGGTCAGGAGGCGCCAATCTGCCTGATCTCGATGGCGACCTCGAGCGCCGAGGAACTGCCCCGCGACATCGAGTTCTTGTTTTCCCTGAACCGGATCAACGTCGCCATCTCCAGAGCCCAAGTCATGGCGGTCATGTTCGCAAGCCCGGCTCTGCTCGATACCCCCTGCCGGACCGTTGATCAGATGGCGCTCGTCAACACCCTGTGCCGCCTCGACGCCTACGTCCCCTGA
- a CDS encoding YafY family protein, with protein sequence MGSIVQLVTREVGMSFHKATELVRLALMAASRRGVSLKDIEQEFGCHRRTAQRMTKALEDCFPAVEVRVDDDRTLRWVLPSRPVAPLLTPSADELVSIKAGIDELKRCGMGAEAVHLRTLDYKVRSLIPPGVSVRLEADEEALLEALGHATRPGPRLATRAPIDAALSQALKGPFQLKMLYRSRSEAAPRERIVAPHGLLLGVRRYLVARDLSKPGSNLRHYRVEDIEAAEVLPDSFALDTDFSLRVHSERAFGSYESDGEHGPVVWRFTPEAARRARRYEFHPTQVFEDQPDGSLIVRFEASGHLEMCWHLYTWGDKVEVLEPESLRFMVKDHRRPDFPSMP encoded by the coding sequence ATGGGTAGTATTGTTCAGCTTGTCACCCGTGAGGTCGGCATGTCGTTCCATAAGGCTACTGAACTGGTCCGGCTCGCCCTCATGGCGGCGAGCCGCCGCGGCGTCAGCCTGAAGGACATCGAACAGGAGTTCGGCTGCCACCGCCGCACCGCCCAGCGCATGACCAAGGCCCTTGAGGATTGCTTCCCGGCCGTGGAGGTTCGGGTCGACGACGATCGGACCTTGCGCTGGGTGCTTCCTTCGCGACCGGTCGCACCGCTCCTGACGCCTTCCGCCGATGAGCTGGTTTCCATCAAGGCCGGAATCGACGAGCTCAAACGCTGTGGCATGGGCGCGGAGGCCGTGCATCTTCGCACCCTCGACTATAAGGTCCGCTCCCTCATTCCGCCCGGCGTGAGCGTCAGGCTGGAAGCGGACGAGGAAGCCCTGCTCGAGGCTCTGGGTCATGCGACGCGGCCGGGTCCACGCTTGGCCACGCGCGCACCGATCGACGCCGCCTTGTCCCAAGCGCTGAAGGGACCGTTCCAGCTGAAGATGCTCTATCGGAGCCGTAGCGAGGCGGCACCTCGCGAACGCATCGTCGCGCCCCACGGCCTGCTGCTCGGCGTGCGCCGGTACCTCGTGGCGCGTGATCTGTCCAAGCCGGGCTCCAACCTGCGGCACTACCGAGTCGAGGATATCGAGGCGGCCGAAGTCCTCCCTGACAGCTTCGCCCTCGATACTGATTTCAGTCTTCGTGTTCATTCCGAGCGAGCCTTCGGATCTTATGAGAGTGACGGCGAACATGGGCCGGTTGTCTGGCGGTTCACGCCAGAGGCGGCGCGGCGCGCGCGGCGTTACGAATTCCACCCGACCCAGGTGTTCGAGGACCAGCCAGACGGCTCTCTGATTGTGAGGTTCGAGGCCTCGGGCCATCTGGAGATGTGCTGGCATCTCTACACTTGGGGCGACAAGGTCGAGGTGCTGGAGCCGGAGAGCTTGCGCTTTATGGTGAAGGATCACCGCCGGCCCGACTTTCCGTCCATGCCGTGA
- a CDS encoding DUF3892 domain-containing protein: MATRYVTKSGKDKDGDITKLCNNGEIWSPRLKADAIRDIENRDHEYWVNWTDGQKTQVKVVNGSTGKYLRTQRDGSTKNNLDDLPDC; the protein is encoded by the coding sequence ATGGCGACGCGTTATGTAACCAAGTCCGGTAAAGACAAGGACGGCGACATCACCAAGCTGTGCAACAACGGTGAGATCTGGTCGCCTCGGCTTAAGGCGGATGCGATCCGCGACATCGAGAACCGCGACCACGAATATTGGGTCAACTGGACCGATGGCCAGAAGACCCAGGTCAAGGTCGTCAACGGCTCAACCGGCAAATACTTGCGCACTCAGCGCGACGGTTCGACCAAGAACAATCTCGACGATCTGCCGGACTGCTGA
- a CDS encoding restriction endonuclease subunit S: MAEFKEFSIRELFDIVYGNGELTKAHIHAHPGPHPVFGASADPSKTAGSIDSFDFDADALSFVRIGYAGHVALRQAPFSVTCNVLVLKPKSEWAKAIHLRYFVPVISAAFRVVATGRFKEDGRQDYTQINQAMALAATISVPVDADGRPDLPAQMLLADRYDRLAGIRSNLSKTAEDLSALNFGLELRDVEVAEISLEEAFDVRKGVSTYTEKFALANVGSYPLYTAATRNVKPALINTFDHEVEALHYTTEGAHAGTVFHRPKHRFAISGHAGILTRKRADISYAYALREVSRVFAGEGFRWASNTPSKNKIRDLRLRFPVTADGAFDLVAQEAIATRMRKLDAQREATVDALQRLAKAEVIFDAVPA; this comes from the coding sequence ATGGCTGAGTTCAAGGAGTTTTCGATCCGGGAGCTGTTCGACATCGTCTACGGCAACGGCGAACTCACGAAGGCCCATATTCACGCGCACCCTGGTCCCCATCCCGTGTTCGGTGCCAGCGCCGACCCTTCGAAGACTGCAGGCTCGATCGACAGCTTCGACTTCGACGCCGACGCCCTGTCCTTCGTGCGGATCGGCTACGCGGGCCACGTCGCCCTGCGTCAGGCGCCGTTCTCGGTGACCTGCAACGTCCTTGTGCTCAAGCCTAAGTCGGAATGGGCCAAGGCCATCCACCTGCGGTATTTCGTGCCGGTGATCTCGGCGGCCTTCCGCGTGGTCGCGACCGGCCGCTTCAAAGAAGACGGGCGTCAGGATTATACGCAGATCAACCAGGCCATGGCCTTGGCCGCGACGATTTCGGTGCCGGTGGATGCCGATGGGAGGCCGGACCTCCCGGCGCAGATGCTTCTGGCGGATCGTTATGACCGGCTCGCGGGTATTCGGTCGAACTTGTCAAAGACGGCCGAAGACCTTTCGGCGCTAAACTTCGGCTTGGAACTCCGGGACGTGGAGGTTGCGGAGATCTCGCTCGAGGAAGCGTTCGACGTCAGGAAGGGTGTCTCGACCTATACGGAGAAGTTCGCCTTGGCTAACGTCGGGTCCTATCCCCTGTACACGGCCGCCACGCGCAATGTGAAGCCGGCCCTGATCAACACCTTTGATCACGAGGTGGAGGCGCTGCACTACACGACTGAGGGCGCGCACGCAGGCACCGTATTCCATCGCCCGAAACACCGGTTCGCCATCAGCGGACATGCAGGTATTCTCACCCGTAAGCGGGCGGACATATCCTACGCTTACGCCCTGAGAGAAGTCAGCCGCGTGTTCGCGGGTGAGGGATTCAGGTGGGCCAGCAACACCCCGTCGAAAAACAAGATTCGGGACCTGCGTCTCCGGTTCCCGGTCACCGCGGACGGTGCCTTCGACTTGGTGGCCCAAGAGGCGATCGCCACCCGGATGCGCAAGCTGGACGCGCAGCGAGAAGCGACGGTGGACGCCCTGCAACGGCTCGCCAAGGCCGAAGTGATTTTCGACGCTGTCCCTGCCTAG